The Pseudomonas sp. R4-35-07 genome contains a region encoding:
- the dsbD gene encoding protein-disulfide reductase DsbD produces the protein MRHLLTFLLVLFAGLAQAAPGNPFETKPDFLPVGKAFAFTSERLESGETQLYWQIADGYYLYQQRMKFDGLAEKPVLPQGEAHSDEFFGEQQVYRQGLEVKIPAGATGKVKLGWQGCADAGLCYPPQSITVDLGGNPAAAATAEAQDQSLASGLQQRSLGWSLLIFFGLGLLLAFAPCSLPMLPILAGLVVGSGASPRRGFALASSYVVCMALVYAALGVMAALLGGNLAALLQTPWILGSFAALFVLLALPMFGFFELQLPAFLRDRLDHVSRKQSGGSLVGAGILGALSGLLVGPCMTAPLAGALLYIAQSGNALHGGLILFAMGIGIGIPLLLLVTVGNRFLPKPGTWMNVLKGVFGFLFLGTAVLMIRPVVDASLWIGLWGALALVMAYCGWALAREYGLAAKVCGAGSLLLGLWGAVLVVGAAGGSDELWQPLKVYSGARVAATASAHDAFTTINDPAALQSQLDSAKAQGQWVLVDYYADWCVSCKIMEKQVFGRPEVMDALKDVRLLRLDVTADNAASRELLGRYKVPGPPSFVWIGPDGEERRAQRITGEVDAAAFLQRWTQTRDAR, from the coding sequence ATGCGTCATCTATTGACCTTTCTGCTGGTGTTGTTCGCGGGGCTGGCCCAGGCCGCGCCGGGCAACCCTTTCGAGACCAAACCCGACTTTCTCCCGGTGGGCAAAGCCTTTGCCTTTACCTCCGAACGTCTTGAAAGCGGCGAGACCCAGCTGTACTGGCAGATTGCCGACGGTTATTACCTGTACCAGCAGCGCATGAAATTCGACGGCCTGGCCGAGAAGCCTGTGTTGCCCCAGGGCGAAGCCCATAGCGATGAGTTCTTCGGCGAACAGCAAGTGTATCGCCAGGGCCTGGAAGTGAAGATCCCGGCCGGCGCTACCGGCAAGGTCAAACTGGGCTGGCAGGGCTGCGCCGATGCCGGCCTGTGCTATCCGCCGCAATCGATCACCGTGGACCTGGGCGGCAACCCGGCGGCCGCCGCCACCGCTGAGGCCCAGGATCAGAGCCTGGCCAGCGGCCTGCAACAGCGCAGCCTGGGTTGGAGCCTGTTGATCTTTTTCGGCCTGGGCCTGTTGTTGGCGTTTGCGCCCTGCTCGCTGCCGATGCTGCCGATCCTCGCCGGGCTGGTGGTGGGCAGCGGGGCCAGCCCGCGTCGCGGCTTTGCCCTGGCCAGCAGCTACGTGGTGTGCATGGCCCTGGTATACGCCGCGCTGGGCGTAATGGCCGCATTGCTCGGCGGCAACCTTGCCGCACTGCTGCAAACCCCGTGGATCCTCGGCAGTTTCGCCGCGTTGTTCGTACTCCTTGCCCTGCCGATGTTCGGCTTCTTTGAACTGCAACTGCCGGCCTTCCTGCGCGATCGCCTGGACCATGTCAGCCGCAAGCAAAGCGGCGGCAGCCTGGTCGGTGCCGGCATTCTCGGTGCGTTATCCGGCCTGCTGGTGGGCCCGTGCATGACCGCGCCCCTGGCCGGCGCCTTGCTGTATATCGCCCAGAGCGGCAATGCGCTGCACGGTGGCCTGATCCTGTTTGCCATGGGCATCGGCATCGGCATTCCGCTGTTGCTGCTGGTCACCGTGGGCAACCGGTTCCTGCCCAAGCCGGGCACCTGGATGAACGTGCTCAAGGGGGTCTTCGGTTTCCTGTTTCTCGGCACCGCCGTGCTGATGATCCGCCCGGTGGTCGACGCAAGCCTGTGGATCGGCCTGTGGGGCGCACTGGCGCTGGTCATGGCCTATTGTGGCTGGGCCCTGGCCCGTGAATACGGCCTGGCCGCCAAGGTGTGTGGCGCCGGTTCCCTGCTGCTGGGCCTGTGGGGCGCGGTGTTGGTGGTGGGCGCGGCGGGTGGCAGCGATGAGCTGTGGCAACCGCTGAAGGTCTACAGTGGCGCGCGGGTCGCTGCCACCGCCAGCGCGCACGATGCGTTTACAACGATCAACGACCCCGCCGCCTTGCAAAGCCAGCTCGACAGCGCCAAGGCTCAGGGCCAATGGGTGCTGGTGGATTACTACGCCGACTGGTGCGTGTCGTGCAAGATCATGGAAAAACAGGTGTTCGGTAGACCTGAAGTGATGGATGCCTTGAAAGACGTGCGCCTGCTGCGCCTGGACGTTACCGCTGACAACGCCGCCAGCCGCGAACTGCTTGGCCGTTATAAAGTCCCCGGGCCACCGAGCTTCGTGTGGATCGGCCCGGACGGCGAAGAACGCCGCGCCCAGCGCATCACTGGCGAAGTGGATGCCGCCGCCTTCCTGCAACGCTGGACGCAAACCCGAGACGCGCGCTGA
- the dsbG gene encoding thiol:disulfide interchange protein DsbG, which translates to MPRLRHLLTLLPLTLAATLAQAEDWPAPIKQIEAKGARILGKFDAPSGLTGYAAQYQNRGMALYLTADGKSVIAGNLYDAQGNDLSSAPLEKLVYAPMAKEVWAKMEKSNWIQDGDVNAPRTVYLFSDPNCPYCNMFWEQARPWVKAGKVQLRHIMVGIIREDSPGKSAALLAAKDPQKALEEHEGAGKGSKLQALTKIPADIEAKLDANMKLMEELELSATPAIFYLDDKGGLQQQQGAPSPEKLVKILGPK; encoded by the coding sequence ATGCCTCGCCTCCGCCACCTGCTGACCCTGCTGCCTTTGACGCTCGCCGCCACGCTGGCCCAGGCCGAAGACTGGCCGGCCCCGATCAAACAGATCGAAGCCAAGGGCGCTAGAATCCTCGGCAAATTCGACGCCCCCAGCGGCCTCACCGGCTACGCCGCGCAGTACCAGAACCGCGGCATGGCGCTGTACCTGACCGCCGACGGCAAAAGCGTGATCGCCGGCAACCTGTACGACGCCCAGGGCAATGACCTGAGCAGCGCGCCGCTGGAGAAACTGGTGTACGCGCCGATGGCCAAGGAAGTCTGGGCCAAGATGGAAAAGAGCAACTGGATCCAGGACGGCGACGTCAACGCGCCACGTACCGTCTACCTGTTCAGCGACCCCAACTGCCCCTACTGCAACATGTTCTGGGAACAGGCTCGCCCATGGGTGAAGGCCGGCAAGGTCCAACTGCGCCACATCATGGTCGGCATCATCCGCGAAGACAGCCCAGGCAAATCCGCCGCGCTGCTTGCCGCCAAAGACCCGCAAAAAGCCTTGGAAGAACACGAGGGCGCCGGCAAGGGCAGCAAGTTGCAGGCGTTGACCAAGATCCCAGCGGATATCGAGGCCAAGCTCGATGCGAATATGAAGTTGATGGAAGAACTGGAATTGTCGGCGACGCCGGCGATTTTCTATCTGGATGACAAGGGTGGCTTGCAGCAACAGCAAGGAGCGCCGTCGCCGGAGAAGTTGGTGAAGATACTGGGGCCTAAGTGA
- a CDS encoding response regulator: MHVLVCEDDELIASGIVAGLTAQGFTVERVGTAAAARAMLRAATFDIMVLDLGLPDEDGLKLLQQQRSQGLEIPVLILTARDSVTNRVDGLQAGADDYLLKPFDLRELAARLQTLLRRVAGRSVNLIEHGRLAYDPSSRETFLGGQPVDLSRREQALLQALLHNKGRVLSSEQLKDSVYGFNDELESNALNVHIHHLRRKLGNGIVETVRGLGYRLGPADAGEDAS; the protein is encoded by the coding sequence ATGCACGTACTGGTCTGTGAAGACGACGAACTGATCGCCAGCGGCATCGTGGCCGGCCTCACCGCCCAGGGTTTCACGGTCGAACGCGTGGGCACAGCGGCGGCGGCCAGGGCGATGCTCAGGGCGGCGACCTTCGACATCATGGTGCTCGACCTCGGCCTGCCCGACGAAGACGGCCTGAAATTGCTGCAACAACAGCGCAGCCAGGGCCTGGAAATTCCGGTGCTGATCCTCACCGCGCGTGACTCGGTGACCAACCGCGTCGACGGCCTTCAGGCGGGGGCCGATGATTACCTGCTCAAGCCCTTCGACCTGCGCGAACTCGCCGCCCGCCTGCAAACCCTGCTGCGCCGCGTGGCGGGGCGCAGCGTCAACCTGATCGAACATGGCCGCCTGGCGTATGACCCCAGCAGCCGCGAGACTTTCCTGGGCGGCCAGCCGGTGGACCTGTCGCGCCGTGAACAAGCGCTGTTGCAGGCCTTGCTGCACAACAAGGGCCGTGTGCTCTCCAGCGAGCAGCTCAAGGACAGCGTCTACGGGTTCAACGACGAACTGGAAAGCAACGCGCTCAATGTGCATATCCACCACCTGCGGCGCAAATTGGGCAATGGCATCGTCGAGACCGTGCGCGGCCTCGGCTATCGCCTGGGCCCGGCCGATGCGGGAGAGGATGCTTCGTGA
- a CDS encoding TlpA disulfide reductase family protein, translated as MLTLTIGTFAIALNHILLISALILATLVGWRVAKRGGENPESVLFSLFLLGMLTARVSFVLMYWSDYRNDWLQMVDLRDGGFLAWPGVIALVLGALAYGWRRPALRKPLSAGVISGLVFWGMASLSLNLYDKGSQLPDITLRDANGNVVQLADYKGGPLVINLWATWCPPCRREMPVLERAQHQRPDVTFLFVNQAESMQSVSTYLATQGLNLDNVLFDASGRLGQAVGSMALPTTLFYTADGRLINSHLGELSQASLARAMEPFDTAPQRKPTCLASATC; from the coding sequence ATGCTGACCCTCACCATCGGCACCTTCGCCATCGCCCTGAATCATATCCTGCTGATCAGCGCGCTGATTCTTGCCACCCTGGTGGGCTGGCGCGTGGCCAAGCGTGGCGGTGAAAACCCCGAATCGGTGCTGTTCAGCCTGTTCCTGCTCGGCATGCTGACCGCGCGCGTCAGCTTTGTACTGATGTACTGGAGCGATTACCGCAACGACTGGCTGCAGATGGTCGACCTGCGCGACGGCGGCTTTCTCGCCTGGCCAGGCGTTATCGCCTTGGTGCTGGGAGCGCTGGCCTACGGCTGGCGGCGCCCGGCCCTGCGCAAGCCACTGAGTGCCGGGGTAATCAGCGGCCTGGTGTTCTGGGGCATGGCCAGCCTGTCCCTGAACCTTTACGACAAGGGCTCGCAACTGCCGGACATCACCTTGCGCGATGCCAATGGCAATGTAGTGCAACTGGCCGATTACAAAGGCGGCCCGCTGGTGATCAACCTCTGGGCCACCTGGTGCCCGCCGTGCCGTCGGGAAATGCCGGTGCTGGAACGCGCGCAACACCAACGCCCGGACGTCACCTTCCTGTTCGTCAACCAGGCCGAGAGCATGCAAAGCGTCAGCACTTACCTGGCCACCCAGGGCCTGAACCTGGATAACGTGCTGTTCGACGCCAGCGGTCGCCTCGGCCAGGCCGTGGGTTCCATGGCCTTGCCCACCACGCTGTTCTATACCGCCGACGGGCGCCTGATCAACAGCCACTTGGGCGAACTGTCCCAAGCCAGCCTGGCCCGTGCCATGGAACCCTTCGACACCGCCCCACAAAGGAAACCCACATGCCTCGCCTCCGCCACCTGCTGA